The Hevea brasiliensis isolate MT/VB/25A 57/8 chromosome 1, ASM3005281v1, whole genome shotgun sequence DNA segment TACCAATAAAATTGTactctaaaatgtggtatgtgggtgcaattagaactaatataccccttaagtatgaaaaagtcaacattttgacttgaatagtgaagTAAATAGTAACTAtaaatacaacaattgcaaaaaaCCCAAAAGTTATAAATCTCAGtggatatttttaattaataaatttaattattaaatttattaattaaaaataaatcgaatagatattgaaatactctaattatgtgtttcattgggaaaggagccctccaaggaaggagaaCGAATTGAATCAAGACAAgctagataagaggtttgtgcacaacaactaatttcttttttattttcaattgaaattttgatttgatcgaattgtgaaaTTAAATGATGACTTTATTTATATCACAAATTTTGAATGACACAAATTGTTTGCTGTCGACccaaattttgggaaattattgtgaatgaaataagaatgtaaatttattgatattttttatgcttaaaaaattgttaaaatagtttgaaaccacagttgttaTTACTATATGTGTGAATTCCTCAATAGCTTGCTTAGTGTGATGaattgattttgaattccctctctggctgaagtgttgatgtgtgtgccagttgaggacgaattgtaTAAGTACTTATATATATTGTGCTAGCTAGgcttggtattcctcattagcctttggctattgggatgaattagatatttgggtcatgattaagctgtgcaaCATTTCAAAAGAAAGTGTTttgtgatttgatttattttaagaaattttctgaCTTTAAAAATAAAGTATGATTTTATATGTATTAACAtctcaattgatttaatttggacaattatgatttatttgctatttaatttattatttttttttaagttgtgcaccactgagtctttggctcagcgatagctttttattgctgccgCAGGTAAAGAAGTAAATAAGACAGCAGAGTAGGTTGCTTGGAACTGAAGTGACCAGCATTTTGAATTTTTaccttgtaatataaattatacctatgtaaatttttattataatatatatgtaactgtgtatgtgtgtaaatttggcttgagcaattgtataataaattttagaatttatctTTGATCTGTGTAAATCTTTGTAATGTAAAactgttatttttatttaatgaaatatttaagtttctttttatatttttcaaataatgaatTGTTGAGATTGAGACTGTTgaaaattgagttgagttgaaaatATTGGAGTTGGGTTTGAGATATATATATTTGGAGtattttcacaggtttttgaagaactgtttttccaaattaTAAATGGCACTCTgaagaattttctataaaaattgtagagtttttaaattaataaaaagacaACTAAACAAAAAATTGATTTtgacttaacttcaattaaaggtttttaatacctgcccaTCACTttaaaaagaaatggaaattagtttaaaatccctagtagtatatttaatgaaatatcggtaggcgaagttcggtaattcattaagtatgctAGGGGattatattatgccttacggaggagtaaggtgtgacaatcaaCCCCATGCTACATCAAATAACGACAAATATAACATTTAAAGATCGAGTGGAATCCTATGAGGAAACATGCATATGCAATCTTTTTCATATACCCATAAATATATTTGTCTCTTTTGTGTCAACTGCAGCTTGAGACAAACACATGAGAGAACCCCCTAAACCAAGAACCACGAGGCTCTCTTCAGGTGAAAGAATGTACAACAATAAACCACCCATATAAGAGAATTAACAAATATCATTGTCATAGAAAAATGATAAATGCTAAAAAAGCAAAAAGAGTTTACTTGAGCATCTAGTTAGAATGTGAATGCTGATGAAATTCTCAGTAAAATTATCAGATTTACATTTACAACTTTGGACCCCCACACCCATAAATGAGCTAGATGAAAACTGAAATTGCCATATGATTGAAAACTCTGCAGCGAAGTATAACATGTGATCAAATGGTTGAATACCACGATTAGCTCTATTGGCCTATTAGCTTCAATACCAATTTAGTGTGAGCTTCAACGCATGTGATAATCATCATCACTAAAGGTGCTAATGATACATGATGATGCAACTAAATGCATAATATGACTTTAGGTGGAAAGAAACATGCGAGAATCATTCTCACTACTCATTCCGTCATTCACAATTTAGAAACCAGACCTTTCTTATGTGACTGCCTCATATGTAGGGGTGAGCATCAGTCGGTTTGGTTTAAAATTGAACTAAACCAATAAAACTGAATAGACCAAAACTCTCAAAATATAAAATCGAACTGAAACCGAGTTAATAAATAATCAAACTGAATTAATTCAATTCAGTTTAGAACTTTGGTTTTGAGAGAATAGGAGGGCAGAGGGATATAAAGATTATAGTGAAATTCGGAAAAGAAGCAAAACATTACTTGACATTAAGAGAAAAGATACCAGCACTTTTAAGTATTACATGTGCTCTAATGGTTGAATAACATGATTAACTAAACTACAGCTATTGGCCTATTAGCTTCAATACCAATTAAATGTGAGCTTCAACGCACATGATAATCATCATTACTAAATGCATAACATGACATTAGCTGGAAAGAAACATGTGAGAATCATTATCACTGCTCATTCGCAATTAAGAAACCAAGACCTTCCTTATGTGACAGCCTCACATGTATGTAATACTGCAGCAGTCACGTGTGTAATACTGTGGAGAGCACATACAGTCAAACACTTCATTTACACCCAATATATTCACATAAACTAAAAAACCAAGatgattctctctttcttttttttttttttttccctaggGAGGTGAAGGAAGAGAGGAGGATTAAAATAACAGTGCCATTGATGAAAATAGAGGAAAGAAATGGTGAAAATTATTGGGGTAAAAAAGGTACATGAGAATACAACTTACATGGACAAATGCAGTGTAATGACCACCTCCCATGCTTCCATAGTGATTACTGATAGCATAAAGCATGTAACGATAAGATAATTGGCCATTCTTGTAGGAAAAGTAAGCCGACAAATCAAGATCATCCACAGGGAAGTCAACATATGCCTCAAGCTTGTTCTTCATAAATCGAGTATATGAGAACCTTTTTAGATGAATAACCAGAATCTCTGGCAGTCTCCAAAGATCTAATTGTTTACTGGCTTGATGATGCTTCTTACAACTTGGACAAAACCTAAATTACAAATAACAGTACCTAACATCAAAAATAATGAAGAGAGCAGGCCACGTTTTACGAAAGAGAAGTTTAAGGTTCTAAAAACTTCACTTCAAGAGAATGTAAATGCCTTCAATATATACAAAAAGGTGTCCTAGTGCATGAGGCCCCACACTGTTGGCTCTAGGGAGGTTCAGATATGCACAACCTTCCCCAACGCATAGTCCCCCCACACTGTGGGCTCTAGGGAGGCTCAGATATGCCCAACCTTCATCAGTGCATGCGGCCCCCACATTATGGGCTTTATGGAGTAGGGATAAATACTATTCTGTTCAAATCGAAAAAAATTGATTGAACCGTTCAATTTCGATTTTTCtgatttagctttataattattcaatttggttttaattttctaaattttttgttatttcaGTTCAATTTGTATTTAAGAAGAAAAAATCTATTAAACTGAAACAAACCAAATGTAAATAAAAGAGTACTAATGTTTTAGTACGCCAATATGTAGCATGGTGGTTAACAATGGGAGATGCCACCTTCAGGACATGTGTTCAAGTCCTATCCTCCTTATACTGCAACTTTTTTCTCTTTCACATATTTTAGCATTCAATCATACCTATTCATTCCATTTAATCGGAGCCTCTCATTCCCACCTATATATTTATCTTTTATTCTAACCCTAGCCATCCCAAATTTTCTCTCCTTCTCATTTGCGTTTCTTTTTGCGATTCTCCTCCTACACCTTCTCTTCCCTCATCTGCCTTTATTTTCGCAAGTTTCCATACCACCAAGTGATGCCTTTGCTTTTGCTGAATTGAGTTCATATCATCCATTCCATCTACAACATGCGAGCAGGAGAGATCCAACAGGAGAAAATCTCTGTCCTAGGTGCTTCCATGACCAATGTTGTTACCTGTCTCTCAATCTCATCTGCTTCTTCTTATAACTTGCAACTAAGTCATGCGAATACAAAAGGGTATCATGACAAAAGTGTTTGAACCCAAATGAAATTAGAATTCATTCCTCCCTTTCTCAAATTTATTTGTTTCACttctaattttgttatttttttattatttattacttTTGGTTCTTTTCTTTAATTGTGTTGCTGTTGATCAGATTTCTTATCCCTTTTCTAATCCCTTTATTTTGGTTTTCTTTTCTAACTCTTGTTTCATTGATGGTACAATGTTGTATCTTGAAAAGAAACTAAGAGATTGTTCatgatttatttgatttttttgttcatgatttatttgatttttttcagTTATTGAATTGATTAGGTTTGAGAATTGAGAGAAAAAAAGGATCTCGAAATTGTTTGGAAATCTTGATTCCTCTCAAAACTGAACTACCAAATGGAATAACCTGAACTAATTTGGTTTGGATCAGTTTGGCTTTTAATAAAATCAGTTTCTCTTTGGTTATATATTTTAAAGAATTTGGTTAATTCGGTTTGATAGGTTCGTTTCACTTCAATTGCTCACCCCTACAATGGAGAGGCTGTTTTGTGGTTCAAACCCACGACCTCTAGGTTATAATGGAGCacatatacaaataagaaaaaatataaaattatataaatcctGCAGCAATTTATTCAGACGAGGATGAGGAGATTATCTACAGAAACATCTTGAAAGCaagatttaatataaaaatttaacaaGCACTAACAGGGATCTCAGAGCAAACAAACCAAAATAAGATAAACTCTAATCAGGTATAAATTAAATACATTTTTATCACTACAACAAAAAGGAGTATAATAATAAACCACTGGTTTCCAAAGCTACTTGAATAATGCAATGAAACAGAGAGGAAAAAATCTTTTGAAAAGATAAGTAATGCCCAAATGGAAATAATCAACAATAAAGTACCATACTGCCAGTTGATAAAGCATTTTAAATCTCCAAATTGTCTTTCAAGTATTTCTAACTCTTTAAACATGAAAATTATTTAAGGTTATATTCTCAAGAAATGATGTATTCTTACCACATGTCATCTGGTCCAAGAGGTTCCTCCTTCAAAAATGCTTCAAGACACTTGTAAAGAGAAACAGATTCCTGAGGTCTCTTTGCAAGAAAGCCAGACTTGAAAATCTCAGGTAAAGAGCTAAGGAGGCGAGAGTcatgttaattttttttcctgGTCAACATACAAGAACATTAAGTCGTTTGGGAATTCCTGTTACTGGTACTGGCTCATTTATTAGGATCTTGGAGACCTTAACTGTTCCCTTCTCATCTGTTAAACAAAACTCGAGTTCAGAATCTGAGGGAGAGTTGGCCCCTTCTACATTGGAAGGATTTGCATTTCCACCTAAAGAACCAATGTTATCCTCTGTTCCTGTAGCTTCTTCAACAGCTGTGCTCTTAGAGTTATCACAACTGCCCAAGGTATTATCAACAGGTATTTGAAATGTCCAATAACCTAGAGGTCGggaacgatcgggaaccagccactagaggaattgtccgctttggccataagcctcacggttttgtcccataggtggaatggagaacttcccaggaggtcacccatcctaggatttctctcaaacgagcacgtttaaccttggagttcttccaactctccaggccattccaccaaaaggtgcctctagtgattagttcccccatcttatatatcattacttttgagcccaagatcatctccgtgctttgccgatgtgggatttgcctaagggacctttctccccccctttcgggactcagtgtcctcgctgaggtttgccccaccatcgcccaagaggacacgcgagcggctctgataccaaatgtaacggcccggtccactagtgatattgtccgctctgggccgaagccctcacggttttaaaacgattCACTAGTAGTTACGAAccaacaacttataaacccagcatctctcccgtgttttgtcgatgtgggatttgcctagggtgttacaatccaccccccttatgggactcagcatcctcgctgaggtttgccccaccatcgttcaaggttgcacgcggagtggctctgataccacaaatgtaatggcccggtccactagtgatattgtccgctctgggccgaagccctcacggttttaaaacgcgtcactagtagttacgaaccaacaacttataaacccagcatctctcccttgTTTTGTCgaagtgggatttgcctagggtgttacaatccaccccacttatgggactcagcgtcctcactgaggtttgccccaccatcgttcaaggttgcacgggcGCTCGATAccataaatgtaatggcccggcccactagtgatattgtccgctctaggccgaagccctcacggttttaaaacgcgtcaaggggggttacgaaccaccaacttataaactcagcatctctcccgtgttttgccgatgtgggatttgcctagggtgttacatatacccatacacagtacaagtatgaaagcagtatcaaactcaaactacctatatacaagataactgtgctatctcaggtctaaagattatatgcactaatatgatttatgacaaaacattgacaagagtaaactccatatgcttgtcataagcgccagttgcctacttatcatttataagtgcctatcatgtttgttatatggcatgagactcaccattccatcttatttatatctcatataaataacttgggaacaaacatgaatacaatctttctggataagtcatgtccttattatgaagtatcctcgattgtgaacctatttatgatacttcgtgctagaaatattgtcactcatattcttaacaacttaagaataatatttctaacaaaatatcaatggaccttttctattacacataaatatattatgtaaacggaaaagtgaaaatgcctttattaataaaaatatgtacaagatacatactaaatgatatgctctagggcatactactaacaatctcccactagcactagagccattcattacaatatcttagacctatcttctcaagatgttggtctaactgagtttgtgacataggcttagtgaatggatcagctggattttcaccgatgctattttctgcatggctacatcgcctcgcccaactatttctccgataatgtggtagcgcctttctatgtgtttggatttacggtgagaccttggttccttagctcagtatgatcgcttccattattgtcacgattagtggaactgctgactcaatggaaggaactactgtaagttctctcacgaacttctttatccaaacagcttcctttgcaacatctaatgcaaagaatatactcaacgtagtggaatctgcaatgcgtgctctgcttggaactcttccaaccgatcacctccattacaaatgaacacatatccagaggtagactttctatcatcgatatctgattggaaatcagaatcagtataaccatccaattgcaagtctccacctccataaatcaagaataaatccttagttcttctcaactacttaaggatattcttgtgattatccagatgttccaaactggattggattgataccgctagtcaaactaacgacatatgcgatatccgcctagtacacaacattgcatacattaaacttccaatagccaagcatatggaatcctcggccatcttatctctttcttcggtgtctttggagacatctctttagaaagatggataccatgtcttcttggtaataatcctctcttggaatcaagcatgttaaacctctttaataccttttccaagtatagactttgggataaaccaattattcttttagctctatctctatagatgcgaatcccaagaatataggttgcctccctaagtctttcgtggagaatgtatttgacaaccatatctttatagtcacaacataccgtatcattacccatcaacgatgtcatccacatataagacaaggaaagtgatagcactgtcactaaccttcttatatacacatggctcatcctcatttttgataaaatcaaaagatttaatggcttcatcaaaacgaatgttccaactcctcgaagcttgtttcaacccataaatggatcgctttagcttgcataccttggaaccatcttgggattcaaatccctaggttgttccatgaaaatgttttcttcaatgtatccattgagaaaagccgctttgacatccatccgccaaatctcataatcatagtatgcactattgctagtaaaatcctaattgatttaagcatggcaacaaagcagaaagtctcctcatagtcgattccttgcctttggcgaaaccctttcgctactagccttgccttataggtctctacctttccatcgtaaccaatttttcttcttgaaaacccatttgttccctctaggtataataccttcaggtgggtcaacaagatcccaaacttgattcttatacatggaatcaatctcggatttcatagcatcaatccattttgaagagtctatatctgatatagcttcttcataggtaagtggatcatctccatgatctacttcttcatgagtagacaactcttgttcttcttcatgaagaaaaccatatctcaccggtgggtgagataccctggttgttctacgaggaacaactgtagatgtttcatcaatgggtattggttgactagatggatctatatccatatgatctgttggttggtcagaattctccaattctaactctatttgccttcctttgcctccttcttgaacaaactgttgttcaagaaatgtggcatctctacttatcacaaccttttgtgaagtaggcaaataaaaataatatccaaaactatcttttggatatccaacaaatcgacctatttacgatccgtctccaatttatcggtgttcactttttgatataagtcatgacccaaatcttaacatgcttaagacttggttttcttccatgccatatctcataaggtgtgaagaaattgattttgatggaatcctattcagaatatacaaagctgattctaatgcaaatccccaaaagaagattggcatatcagtatagctcatcatactacgtaccatatccaatagggtacgatttctcctttcagatacaccattcagctgtggcgttcctggaggagtcagctgagaaacaatgccatgctctctcaagtattcatcaaattcaatactcaaatattcacctccacgatctgatcgaagaactttaatattctttcatgtttgattttctacttcagatttaaattctttgaacttttcaaaagattaatgtttgtatttcatcaaatacaaatacccaaaccttgatatatcatcgtaaaggtaataaaataatgaaaacccctctagccatttctttaaatggaccacatacatcactatgtattagctccaaaatattttcactcttagcctgtccaacaaagggtgatctagtcattttgccacaaggcaagattcacaagttggagtaggctcagagcccaatgaggatagaatccccattttctccggttttgcaatcctatcttacgcaacatgacataaccttaagtgccaaatatattttgaacttgagttggttttcaccatggcattgcattcttttagatcacttgcattcaatttgtgtttgtcattattatccaaataataaagaccatcattcatataaccgaaccaatatatttatttccaaaataaatattgcaaacatcatcgatgttgaaattcatagccatttctagtcaaactagatatagaaatgatgttcttaaaagcatcggtatatataaaatattatccaaacacaaaacatgtccaaacatgtaaaagatttagatcctatggctaaagcttca contains these protein-coding regions:
- the LOC110641777 gene encoding ubiquitin carboxyl-terminal hydrolase 8-like isoform X2 — its product is MWFCPSCKKHHQASKQLDLWRLPEILVIHLKRFSYTRFMKNKLEAYVDFPVDDLDLSAYFSYKNGQLSYRYMLYAISNHYGSMGGGHYTAFVHPLDYPGRHWSPK
- the LOC110641777 gene encoding ubiquitin carboxyl-terminal hydrolase 8-like isoform X1; this encodes MWFCPSCKKHHQASKQLDLWRLPEILVIHLKRFSYTRFMKNKLEAYVDFPVDDLDLSAYFSYKNGQLSYRYMLYAISNHYGSMGGGHYTAFVHVDTGHRNSTMYRTSECRGVTVIAGMSSMIAMFIQSARTR